Part of the Allofrancisella guangzhouensis genome is shown below.
AGGCTTGGCTCATAAAGGCAATAAAGTAAGCTTTGGTGAGTTTGGTCTTCAAGCAACATCTAGAGGTAGAATCACTGCTAGACAAATAGAAGCGGGTAGAAGAGCAATTAATCGTCACATTAAGCGTGGTGGTAAAGTTTGGATAAGAATTTTTCCAGATAAGCCTATTACACAAAAGCCTTTAGAAGTTCGTATGGGTAAAGGTAAAGGTTCGGTTGAGTATTGGGTTGCTCAAATTCAGCCAGGACGTGTGCTATATGAGATTACTGGTGTTAAAGAGGAGTTGGCTCGTGAAGCTTTTGCAAGAGCAGCTGCTAAGTTGCCAGTATCTACAACTTTTGTTGAAAAACAGGTGATGTAATGAAGAGAAAAGATACTTTAAAAGATTATAGAGGTAAAAGTATTGACCAGTTGCAAGAAGCTAAAGTAGAGTTGCTACAACAGTTATTCTCACTTCGTATGCAAAAGGGTACGGGACAATTAAAGAAAAATCACTTATTTAAGAGTGCAAAAAGAAATATTGCTCGTATAAATACAATAATATCAGAAAAGAATAGATAGGGTGCCTATAATATGAGCGATAAAATTAGATTACTAGAGGGTAAAGTCTTTAGCAATGCTATGGATAAAACTGTAGTTGTAAAAGCTGAAAGATATGTTAAACACCCTTTGTATGGCAAGTTTGTAAAAAAAACTACTAAATATTATGTTCATGATGAAAACAATGAATGTAAAGAAGGTGATGTTATTAAGTTTAAGGAAACAAAGCCTTACTCAAAAACTAAAAAATGGTGTTTAGTGGATATTATCCATAGAGAAAAATAATAAATTTGATTTTATTTTTGTTTATTGATATATTTATCGGACTGCAAAAAGTCACTGCAGTCTTTATATAATAATAAATAAGGGTTATTTGTATGATTCAAATGCAGACAGAACTCCAAGTTGCTGATAACAGTGGCGCTAAGAGAGTTGAGTGTATAAAAGTTTTGGGAGGCTCTCATCGTAGATATGCGTCTATAGGTGATGTTATCAAAGTTACGGTGAAAGAAGCTTCTCCAAGAGGTAAAGCTAAAAAAGGAAATGTGTATAATGCGGTGGTTGTTAGGACTGCTAAAGGTGTACGCAGAAGAGATGGTTCCTTAGTTCGTTTTGACAATAATGCAGCTGTATTATTAAATGCTAATGGTCAGCCAATTGGCACTCGTATCTTTGGTCCAGTTACAAGAGAACTTCGCTCTGAAAAGTTCATGAAGATTGTATCTTTAGCACCAGAAGTACTATAATTATTTATTGAGGTGTAGTAATGAATAGATTAAAAAAAGGTGATGACATAATAGTTATTGCTGGTAAAGATAAAGGTCGCAGAGGTGTGGTTAAATCGTTCACTAAAGGTGGTTCTTTAGTTTTGGTTGAAGGCATAAATGTTGTAAAAAAACATGTTAAGCCAAACCCAAATAAAGGTATCGAAGGTGGAGTTGTTGAAAAAGAACTTCCTATAGATGCTTCGAACGTTGCTATTTTTAACCCAGCTACACAAAAAGCTGATAGAGTGGGTTATAAATTTGTTGATGAGAAAAAGGTTCGCTACTTTAAGTCTAATGGCGAGCTTGTAGACTTATAGGAATAAGTTTTATGGCAAGATTAAAAGATCATTATCAAAAAGAGCTTGTTGCTAAGTTAAAGAATGAGCTTAAATTGGATAATATAATGGAAGTACCACGTATTGAGAAAATTACTCTTAATATGGGTGTTGGTGATGCAGCAAAAGATAAAAAAATTATGACTTTTGCATTAAACGATTTGACAGCAATAGCTGGGCAAAAGCCAGTTGTTACTAAGTCTAAAAAATCTATCGCTGGTTTTAAAATACGTGATGGTTGGCCAATAGGTTGTAAAGTTACATTACGAGGCGAGCGTATGTATGAGTTTTTAGATAGGCTTATAACAATTGCTATCCCTAGAATTAGAGATTTTAGGGGTTTAAGTCCTAAGTCTTTTGATGGTAGAGGTAATTATAGTTTGGGTATGAGAGAACAAATATCTTTCCCAGAAGTTGATTACGATAAAATAGATATCATTAGAGGTTTAGATATTTCAATAACAACTACTGCTAAAAATGATGACCAGGGAAGAGCTTTGCTTAGAGCTTTTGGTTTTCCTTTTAAATCATAATTAAATTGGGGTTTTAAATGGCAAAGAAATCTATGATTCAGAGGGAGTTAAAAAGAGAAAAATTAGTAGCTAAATATGCTCAAAAAAGAGCTGAGCTTAAGGCTATTATTCTTGATGTAAACTCTACTGAAGAGCAAAAATGGGAAGCTCAAATTAGGCTGCAAAAATTACCAGTAAATTCTTCAGCTTCTAGAGTTCAGAGAAGATGTAAGGTTACAGGTAGACCTCACGCTGTTTATAGAAAGTTTGGTTTATGTCGTAATAAACTAAGAGAATATGCGATGGCAGGTGATGTTCCTGGTTTGAAAAAAGCTAGTTGGTAATAAGGAATTTAGATTATGAGTATGCAAGATCCTATAGCGGATATGTTTACAAGAATTAGAAATGGTCTTTCCGCACATAAAGAAACCGTTTCTGTTCCTTTTTCAAAGATGAAAATGGAAATAGCAAACTTTTTAGTACAAGAGGGTTATATTGCAGAATGTTCAAAAGCAATAACAGCAATAGGCCATCCTTGTATAGTTATTGAGCTTAAATATCATGCTGGTGCTCCTGTGATCGAAATGATCAAAAGAGTTTCTAGACCAAGTTTAAGAATATATAAGTCACATGCAGAATTACCTAAAGTATATGGTGGTTTTGGTGTTGCTATTGTCTCTACTTCAAAAGGCTTGGTGAGCGATAGAAAAGCTAGAGCTCTTGGTGTTGGTGGCGAAATCATTGGCTATGTAGCTTAAGTTTGGAGGAACATAATAATGTCAAGAATAGGTAAAAAGCCTGTTGTTATACCAAGCGGTGTTACGATAAATGTTGCTGCTGGCAATCAGGTGCAAGTTAAAGGTGCTAAAGCAAGTTTGACAAAAAAATTCTCTACTGATGTGAGTTTTGATATTGCTAATAATCTTGCTAATATAAAACCTTTAAACAATAGTAAAAATGCTATTGCCCAATCTGGTACAGCTAGAGCTATATTAAATAATATGATTGAAGGTGTAACAAAAGGGTTTGAAAGGAAATTGAAAATTATAGGTGTTGGTTACCGTGCTAAAGCTCAAGGTGGCGAGTTGAATTTAACTTTAGGTTTTTCACATCCTGTTGTTTATCAATTGCCTGAGGGAGTAATGGCAGAAACTCCAGCTCCTACGGAGATAATTCTGAAGGGTGCTGATAAAGAACTTTTAGGTAAAGTAGCTGCGGAAATTAGAGATTATAGAAAGCCAGAGCCTTATAAAGGTAAGGGTGTTCGTTATGAAGACGAATTTGTAGCTAAGAAAGAAGCTAAGAAGAAGTAGTAGTAAAGGATAGTATTATTATGGATAAGAAAACTGCTCGTTTGAGTCGTAGTAAGCGTACTAGAATCAAACTAAGAGAACTAGGGCATACAAGGCTTTGTGTTTATAGAACGCCTAAGCATATTTACGCTCAAGTTATCTCTGGTGATGGTTCTACTGTATTGGCTGCTGCATCTACTGTAGAGAAAGATATTAAAGCAAAGTGCAAATATACTGGGAATGTAGCATCTGCTGTTATTGTTGGTGAAATAATCGCTAATAGATGTAAAGAAAAAGGTATAGAAAAAGTTGCTTTTGATAGGTCAGGATATAAGTATCATGGACGTGTTAAGGCTTTAGCAGATGCTGCTAGAGAACATGGTCTACAGTTTTAATAAATAAAATATGGATGATTATTCATTATGTCTAATGAAGTGAAAAAAAATGAAGAACTGATTGAAAAATTAGTTAGTGTTAAAAGGCACTCTAAGACAGTAAAAGGCGGTAGAATTATGAGCTTTGCTGCTTTGACAGTTGTGGGTGATGGAAAAGGCAAAATTGGAATAGGTAGAGGTAAGTCAAGAGAAGTGCCTGTAGCTATTCAAAAAGCCATGGAAAGCGCTAGAAGAAACATGGTATCAGTAAATTTGAACAACGATACTTTATGGTATCCAGTAATGTCCAATCATGGTGCATCTAAAGTATTCATGCAGCCTGCATCAGCTGGTACGGGTATTATTGCCGGTGGTGCTATGCGTGCGGTTTTTGAGGCTGTAGGTGTCCATAACGTTTTAGCAAAAACTTATGGTTCTACTAACCCTGCGAATGTTGTTAGAGCGACCATCGCTGGTTTGGCAAAAATTAAATCACCAGAGGAGATCGCTGAAAAAAGAGGTCTTTCTGTTGAAGAAATTCAGGAGTAATTTAAAATGACTCAAGCTAAAACATTCAAAGTTACTTTGGTAAAAAGCCTTATTGGTCGTAAACAAAATCATATAGCATGTGCTAGAGGCTTAGGATTGAGAAAGATGCATCATACGGTAGAAGTTCTTGACACTGCTGAGAACAGAGGTATGGCTAATAAAATATATTATATGGTTAAAATAGAGGGGTAGTATAAGATGAAATTAAATACAATTGCTCCTGCTGTTGGTTCAAAAAGTGCTCCTAAGAGACTAGGTCGTGGTATAGGAAGTGGTCTAGGTAAAACTTCTGGTAAAGGGCATAAAGGACAAAAAGCACGTTCAGGCGGCTATCATAAGGTTGGTTTTGAAGGTGGACAAATGCCTTTACAAAGAAGATTGCCAAAGTTTGGTTTTACTTCTTCAACTAAAAGATATGTTGCTGAAATCAGGTTGCATGAATTAAATAGTATTGCAGCAGATGAGATAACTTTGGATATTCTAAAAGACTCTGGTCTAGTTAGAAAAGATATAAAAACAGCTAAAGTTATAGCTAGCGGAGAAATCCAAAAAGCTATAAATCTAAAAGGAGTAGCTTGCACGAAAGGTGCGAAGGAAGCTATTGAAAAAGCTGGCGGTAAAGTAGAGTAAGAAACAAAAGTATGTCAAAGTTTAATAGTGCTTCAGGTGCAAGTGAATTAAAATCTCGTTTGATCTTTGTTGTGATAGCTATTATTGTATTTAGATTAGGAGTTTATATTCCTATTCCAAATATAGATCCATCAAAGTTAGTAGATATTATTTCTAATCAACACTCATCGACTAGTGGTCTGATGAGTATGTTTAATATGTTCTCTGGTGGTGCTCTTACTCAGATGAGTATATTTGCTTTAGGTGTGATGCCTTATATCTCGGCATCTATAATTTTCCAAATGCTGTCAGCGGTTTACCCGAAGTTTATAGAGCTTAAGAAAGAAGGTGAATCTGGTCAGAAAAAGATAACTCAATATACTAGATATTTAACTCTTATTTTGGCATTGGTGCAATCTCTAGGTATAGTAGCTTTTGTGTTACATCAGGATGGTTTAGTAACAACGAATAATATAGTTTTATTTTATTTAACGACTATTGTTTCAGTAACTACTGGTAGTATGTTTTTAATGTGGTTGGGTGAGCAAATTACAGAAAGAGGCGTTGGTAATGGTATTTCATTATTAATTTTTTCGGGTATAGTAGCTAATCTTCCTGCAGAAATTTTAAATACTATCTCACAGGCAAATGCACCAGGTTCTAGCATAACTTATTTATCAGTTTGGGTGTTACTTGTTCTATTGCTGTTAGTGATTGCTTTTGTAGTATTTATGGAAAGTGCTCAAAGAAAAATAACAGTAAACTATGCCAAAAGACAGCAAGGTAGAAAAATGTATGCTGCTCAAACCAGCCATCTACCGTTAAAGCTTAATATGGCAGGAGTGATTCCGGCGATATTTGCATCTTCGATACTTATGGTACCAGGTGTATTGTTTGGTTGGTTATCTAACTATGGTTCATTAAGTTGGTTGGCAGATGTTTCAGAGATACTTCAACCTGGTAGTATAGTTTATACTATAGTATTTGCAGCAACTATTATATTTTTCTGTTTCTTTTATACTTCATTGGTATTTAACCCAAAAGAAACAGCTGATAATTTGAAGAAATCTGGAGCTTACATTTCTGGTGTCAGACCTGGTGAGCAAACAGCTAAATATATAGATGCAATTATGACGAGGCTGACTTTGGTGGGTTCGTTATATATCACAGCAATATGTTTGCTGCCTATATTTATAGTTAAATTTTTTGCACAGGGTTTATCGTTTACATTTGGTGGTACTTCGTTGTTAATCGTAGTGGTTGTTATGATGGATTTCATGGCTCAAGTTAGATCGCATATGATGTCAACTCAGTACGATTCTTTATTGAAAAAAGCAAATCTCACTAGTAAGAGAAAATAGAGAAATTTTTTGGAGAAATATAATGAAAGTTAGAGCTTCAGTTAAAAAAATGTGTAGAAATTGTAAGGTTATAAAACGTAATAGGGTTGTTCGCGTTATATGTACAGATCCTAGACATAAGCAAAGACAAGGTTAAGGTACCAAGCTTATAAATAAAGCTTGATTATTTGTTTTTAAAAAGTTATCCTAGCAAGTTAATAAATGCTTGTGATAGCACTAAACTAAGAATAATTATTAGGAGTGAAATAAATGGCTCGTATAGCTGGTGTTAATATTCCTGTTCATAAACACGCTGTAATAGGATTAACTTCGATTTATGGAATAGGTAAAACAAGAGCGATGAAAATTTGTGAGAATTGCAAATTAAATCCAACTGTTAAAATCAAGGATTTAACAGAAGAGCAAGTTGAGAGCTTAAGAGCAGAAGTTGCTAAATTTACTGTAGAAGGTGACCTACGTCGTGAAGTTTCTATGGATATAAAAAGACTTATGGATTTAGGTTGCTATAGAGGTAGAAGGCATCGTCGTAGCCTTCCTGTAAGAGGTCAAAGAACAAAGACTAATGCTCGTACTCGTAAGGGTCCGAGAAAGCCGATAAAGGCATAATACAATTATAACTATAACGATTAAAAGGTAGATTATATGGCTAAGTCTGTTAGATCAACAAAGAAAAAAGTAAAAAGAGTAGTTACTGATGCAGTTGCTCACATTTACTCTTCTTTCAATAACACTATAGTAACTATTACAGATAGACAAGGTAATGCTTTATCTTGGGCTACATCTGGAGGTAGTGGTTTTAGGGGTTCAAGAAAAAGTACACCATTTGCTGCTCAAATTGCAGCGGAAAAAGCAGCTGATATGGCGTTAGAATATGGTGTTAAGAATGTAGATGTTTTAGTAAAAGGACCAGGCTCAGGTAGAGATTCAGCTGTTAGAGCTTTGAATACTAAGAACCTGAAAGTAACTAGTATAACGGATGTGACTGGATTGCCTCATAATGGATGTCGTCCTCCTAAAAAACGTCGTGTTTAATATTTTAAAGGGAATTTTATAATGGCTAGATATCTAGGACCAAAGTGTAAACTTTCTAGAAGGGAAGGTACAGATTTATTCTTAAAAAGTGGTGTAAAAGCTACTGATGAAAAGTGCAAAATGAATACAGCGCCAGGTCAGCATGGAGCTAGAAAAGCTCGACTTTCTGATTATGGTCTTCAATTGAGAGAGAAACAAAAAGTTCGTCGTATGTATGGTATTTTAGAGGGTCAATTTAAAAAATACTATGTTGAAGCAAGTAGAAGAAAAGGTAATACAGGTGCTACTTTATTAGAGCTTTTAGAGTCAAGACTAGACAATATAGTTTATAGAATGGGCTTTGCTGCGACTAGAGCTGAAGCAAGACAACTAGTTGTACATAAGGGCATAATGTTAAATGGCAAAACTTGTAATGTACCATCGGCACAAATAAAAGCTGGTGATGTTATTACGGTGAAAGAAAAAGCTAAGAAGCAACTTAGAATACAAAATGCTGTAGAGCTTGCAAAACATAGAAAAGAACTTTCTTGGATAGATGTAAATACCGATGCTTTAGAAGGAACTTTAAAGGCTTCTCCAGATAGATCTGAATTATCATCAGATATAAACGAACAATTAATTATCGAGCTTTACTCTAAGTAATTATATTTTTTAGAATTTATTACTTATAGTGGCTCATTATAGCCTTATTTCAAGGAGATTTTTAGTGAGTAATAATAATTTGAAACAGGAATTTACACCTAGTGTACAACTTATAGAAGAATTGGGTGCTTTTGGATATAAGGTGCAGCTCTCTCCTGTTGAAAAAGGTATGGCTCATATTCTTGGTAACTCAATTAGACGGGTTCTTCTTTCGTCTTTGCCTGGGGCGTCTGTAGTTAAAGTAAACATTAAAGATGTTTTACATGAATATTCTACATTAGATGACGTTAAGGAAGACATTGTTGAAGTAGTTTCAAATTTGAAAAAAGTAGCAGTAAAACTTGATGAAAATGTTGATAATATTGAATTAGAGCTATCAGTTAGTAAAAGTGGCGTTGTTACGGCAGGCGACTTTAAATCTACTAGTGGAGTTGAAATTATAAATAAAGATCAAGTGATTGCGACTTTAACAAATAAAAGAGAATTTAACTTAGTTGCTAGCGTAGTTTGGGGAAGAAACGTTGGTATCCTTTCAGCTATGCCTGTTGAATTAGAAAAAGTAGGTGATATAGCTGTAGATGCTGATTTTAATCCAGTTAAAAAAGTAGCTTTTGAGGTTATTGAGAACAGTGATAGTGAAATATTGGAAATATTTCTAAAAACAAACGGTACTATAGATCCATTAAAAGCTGTTACTAAGGCTTTGGAGTATTTTTGTGAGCAGATGTCAGTATTTGTTTCTTTAAAGGTGCCACACCAAGGTAAAACTGGTGATGTTTTAATAGACTCTAATATTGACCCAATACTTTTGAAGCCAATAGATGATTTAGAGCTTACAGTCAGATCATCTAATTGTCTAAGGGCTGAAAATATTAAATATTTAGGTGACTTAGTCCAATATTCTGAGTCACAACTAATGAAAATACCTAACCTAGGTAAAAAATCTCTTAATGAAATTAAGCAGATACTTATAGATAATAACTTATCTCTTGGAGTTGTGATTGACAATTTCAGGGAGTTGGTTGAGGGTAAATAAATTAATATAGTAATCATATAATATTAACTATAAAGGAGTAATTACTATGAGACATCGTAAACAAGGTAGAAAGTTCAGTAGAACTAGTAGTCATAGAAAAGCAATGTTCAAAAACATGTCAGCTTCTCTTATCAATCATGAGATTATCAAAACGACATTACCTAAAGCTAAAGAGCTAAGAACAATAGTTGAGCCTTTAGTTACTTTAGCAAAAAGAGAGTGCAAGTTAAGAAATGAGTTGGATATAAATTCTAATGAGTTTAAAGCGCAGTCTGTAGCTTTAAGAAGACAAGCTTTTGACTTCTTAAGAAATAAAGCAGCAGTGAAAAAGCTTTTTGAAGAATTTGGTGTGCGTTATGCTGAAAGAGCAGGTGGTTACACTAGAATTCTTAAATGTGGTTATAGATTTGGTGATAAAGCGCCTATGGCCTTTATTGAACTAGTAGGTAGACCACACGTTGAAATGCCTACTGACGAAGAATAAATATCATTTTTATTTAAAAACATTTTTCTTATCTTTTTATAATAAAAAATTCTTGAAAAATAATATATAACTCTCATATTAATCTTGCTATAAATAAGTTTATCTAATAATATAAAGAGGGTTATATAAATGTCAGAAAAAAATTATACTTTTGAAACTGAAGTAGATAAGTTACTTCATCTTGTGATTCATTCATTATATTCTAATCGTGAAATCTTCTTAAGAGAATTGGTATCTAATAGCTCAGATGCTATCGAGAAACTTAGGTATAAGAGTATTTCAAATGCAGAGCTTAATGAAGATGATGCTGATTATGCTATAAAAATAGATTTTGACAAAAAAGCTAAAACAATAACCGTTAGTGATAATGGTATTGGTATGACAGAAGAAGAGGTTATCGAAAACCTAGGGACAATTGCAAAATCAGGAACTAAAAAGTTTTTAGAGAGTCTAACTGGTGATAAAAGTAAAGATAATGAGCTAATAGGTCAATTTGGTGTTGGGTTTTATTCATCATTCATAGTCGCAGATAAGGTAACTGTAAGAACTAGAAAAGCAGGGCAGGATAAATCTCAAGCTATAAAGTGGGTATCTGATGCACAAAATGGTTTTACTGTAGAAGCTATTACAAAAGAAAGACGTGGCACAGAGATCATTCTTCATCTTAAAAAGGAACATGAAGACTTGCTAGAGCATCAAGTCTTAAAGGGGTTAGTTAACAAATATTCAGATTGTATAAATACTCCTATCCAAATGAAAAAAGTTGAGTTTGATAAAGATGGTAAGCAAATTATAGAAGATGAATATGAAACAGTAAATAATACTAAAGCTATTTGGCTAAGATCAAAAGATGAGATTACAGATGATGAATATAACGAATTCTATAAATATATCTCACATGACTTTGCTAATGCTTTGATGTGGTCACATAATAAGGTAGAAGGTAATCTTGAATACACTAGCTTGTTATTTATACCAGAAAATAAACCTTTTGATTTTTGGAATAGAGATAAAGATTATGGTTTATCTTTGTATGTGCGTAGAGTATTTATTATGGAGAATAAAGAATTATTGCCTCCATATTTGAGGTTCGTTAAGGGTGTGGTTGATTCTGCTGATTTGCCTTTGAACGTGTCACGTGAAATTCTACAACATAATAAAGTCATTGATAAAATTAAAAAAGCATCAACTACAAAAATTCTTAGTGAGTTAAGTAAATTGGCTAAGAAAGATAAAGAAAAATATCAAAAGTTTTGGGACAATTTTGGTCAAGTGCTAAAAGAAGGTGTTTCAGATGATTACAGCAATAAGGAGAAGATCGCTAGTCTATTAAGATTTACTTCTACAGCTAGTGAAGAAGTTAAACAAACAGTATCTTTAGCTGACTATATTTCACGTATGAAAGAAGGTCAAGACACCATTTACTATATTACATCAGATAGCTATAAAGCTGCTATAAATAATCCTCAGTTAGAGGTGTTTAAGAAGAAAGGTATTGAAGTGCTTTTAATGACGGATAGAATTGATGAATGGATGATGTCTACTTTGACTGAATTTGATGGTAAGCATATGAAATCTATAATCAAAGGGAATATAGATTTAGATAAGTTTGAAACTGAAGAAACAAAAGAAAAATTTGAAAAAGAAACCAAAGATTTTGAAAAAGTACTAAAAGATATTAAAGAGGTTTTAAAAGATAAAGTTGAGGATGTACGTTTATCTAAGCGTTTGACAGACTCTCCGAGTTGTGTGGTTGTAAATGACTATGGTATGAGCTTACATATGCAGAAAATGATGGAAGAAGCAGGACAAGCGTTTATGCCAGGTATGGGTATGAAACCAGTTTTAGAGCTAAATGCTGAGCATCATCTTGTGCAAAGATTAAAGGACGAGCCTGATACGGAAATTTTTGGCGATCTATCACGGTTGCTACTTCTTCAAGCAATGTTTGTAGAAGGCGCTAAGATAGAAGATCCTATGGCTTTTGTTAGGTTGGTTAATAAGTACATCAAGTAAACTTTCTTAATAATTTATCCTTTTTCCTTTCTGAGAAAAAACTAACTATTACACTAAAGATTTAACTTGCAATCCTCATTTTATAGAGAATTTTTTAGTTTTTAATTTGCTAGTGAAATTTGCCATTTTAAAATGGTAACACTTGGTTAAAAATGTTATAATTATGTTCCATGATTTTTCTAAAATTTCTTTCTTAAGATGAATTCGAATACTAAAATTATTTTTGTAACTGGTGGTGTAGTATCTTCACTTGGTAAAGGTGTTACAGCTGCATCTTTAGCCACTCTTTTAGAAAGCCGTGGTTTAAACGTAACTATGCTAAAACTTGACCCCTATATTAATGTCGACCCTGGCACGATGAGTCCGCTACAGCATGGAGAAGTCTTTGTAACTGAAGATGGTGCAGAAACTGATTTAGATTTAGGGCATTATGAGCGTTTCATACGTGCTAAAATGACTCAAGCAAATAATTTCACTACAGGTAAAGTTTACCAAAGTGTACTTAGGAAAGAACGTAAAGGAGACTATCTAGGTGCTACTATTCAGGTTATCCCACATATTACAGATGAGATTAAAAATCGTATTTGTATGGGTATAGCTGATAATGTTGACGTGGCTATTGTAGAGATCGGTGGTACAGTTGGCGATATTGAGTCTTTACCATTTTTGGAAGCTATTAGACAGCTAAGGATAGAGTTAGGTAGATCTAGAACTTTATTTGTACATTTAACTTTGTTGCCATATATAAGGGTAGCAGGTGAGCTAAAAACTAAACCTACACAACACTCTGTAAAAGAACTAAGAGGTATTGGTATACAAGCAGATGTTTTAGTTTGTAGATGTGAGCAAGCTTTTGATGAGAGCGAAAAAAGGAAAATAGCTCTTTTTACGAACGTAAGCCAAGATTGTATTTTTATAGCCGAAGATGTAAAAACTATTTATGAAGTACCGCTTAGGTACAATAAGCAAGGTTTTGATGCTAAATTGGTAGAATTACTATCTTTGAAAACTAAACACCCAGATCTATCAGAATGGCAAAGTGTTGTAGATACTATTCAAAGTGTTAGTGGTGAAGTAACTATTGCAATGGTTGGTAAATATGTTTCATTAACAGAAGCATATAAATCTCTTAATGAAGCACTTTACAATGCTGGCTATAAAAAAGGTGTAAAGGTAAATATAAAATTTGTTGATTCAGAAGCAATTACAGAGAGTAATGTAGATTCATATTTTAAAGATGTGTCAGCAATTCTTGTACCTGGTGGGTTTGGCAGTAGAGGTGTAGAAGGTAAAATTACTGCAATAAAATATGCCCGTGAGAATAATGTTCCATTTCTGGGTATTTGCTTAGGTATGCAACTAGCTGTAGTTGAGTATGCCCGTAATAAGTTGGGTTTAAAAGATGCTCATTCTAGTGAATTAGAATTGACTACAACTAATCCAGTGATTGCTCTTATAGAAGAGTGGCAAGCTAAAGATGGAACTATATATCAGCGTAGTAAAGAATCAGATCTGGGTGGTACAATGCGTCTAGGTGGTTATAAGTGTGTATTGAAAGAAGGCTCTCGTGCTAGAGAAATATATCAAGTAGAGAGTGTTATGGA
Proteins encoded:
- the rpmC gene encoding 50S ribosomal protein L29, coding for MKRKDTLKDYRGKSIDQLQEAKVELLQQLFSLRMQKGTGQLKKNHLFKSAKRNIARINTIISEKNR
- the rplF gene encoding 50S ribosomal protein L6 — translated: MSRIGKKPVVIPSGVTINVAAGNQVQVKGAKASLTKKFSTDVSFDIANNLANIKPLNNSKNAIAQSGTARAILNNMIEGVTKGFERKLKIIGVGYRAKAQGGELNLTLGFSHPVVYQLPEGVMAETPAPTEIILKGADKELLGKVAAEIRDYRKPEPYKGKGVRYEDEFVAKKEAKKK
- the rpsH gene encoding 30S ribosomal protein S8, whose translation is MSMQDPIADMFTRIRNGLSAHKETVSVPFSKMKMEIANFLVQEGYIAECSKAITAIGHPCIVIELKYHAGAPVIEMIKRVSRPSLRIYKSHAELPKVYGGFGVAIVSTSKGLVSDRKARALGVGGEIIGYVA
- the rpmD gene encoding 50S ribosomal protein L30, encoding MTQAKTFKVTLVKSLIGRKQNHIACARGLGLRKMHHTVEVLDTAENRGMANKIYYMVKIEG
- the rpsN gene encoding 30S ribosomal protein S14, whose translation is MAKKSMIQRELKREKLVAKYAQKRAELKAIILDVNSTEEQKWEAQIRLQKLPVNSSASRVQRRCKVTGRPHAVYRKFGLCRNKLREYAMAGDVPGLKKASW
- the rplP gene encoding 50S ribosomal protein L16, which codes for MLQPKRTKFRKQQKMRNRGLAHKGNKVSFGEFGLQATSRGRITARQIEAGRRAINRHIKRGGKVWIRIFPDKPITQKPLEVRMGKGKGSVEYWVAQIQPGRVLYEITGVKEELAREAFARAAAKLPVSTTFVEKQVM
- the secY gene encoding preprotein translocase subunit SecY, which produces MSKFNSASGASELKSRLIFVVIAIIVFRLGVYIPIPNIDPSKLVDIISNQHSSTSGLMSMFNMFSGGALTQMSIFALGVMPYISASIIFQMLSAVYPKFIELKKEGESGQKKITQYTRYLTLILALVQSLGIVAFVLHQDGLVTTNNIVLFYLTTIVSVTTGSMFLMWLGEQITERGVGNGISLLIFSGIVANLPAEILNTISQANAPGSSITYLSVWVLLVLLLLVIAFVVFMESAQRKITVNYAKRQQGRKMYAAQTSHLPLKLNMAGVIPAIFASSILMVPGVLFGWLSNYGSLSWLADVSEILQPGSIVYTIVFAATIIFFCFFYTSLVFNPKETADNLKKSGAYISGVRPGEQTAKYIDAIMTRLTLVGSLYITAICLLPIFIVKFFAQGLSFTFGGTSLLIVVVVMMDFMAQVRSHMMSTQYDSLLKKANLTSKRK
- the rplN gene encoding 50S ribosomal protein L14 produces the protein MIQMQTELQVADNSGAKRVECIKVLGGSHRRYASIGDVIKVTVKEASPRGKAKKGNVYNAVVVRTAKGVRRRDGSLVRFDNNAAVLLNANGQPIGTRIFGPVTRELRSEKFMKIVSLAPEVL
- the rpsQ gene encoding 30S ribosomal protein S17 — translated: MSDKIRLLEGKVFSNAMDKTVVVKAERYVKHPLYGKFVKKTTKYYVHDENNECKEGDVIKFKETKPYSKTKKWCLVDIIHREK
- the rplE gene encoding 50S ribosomal protein L5 yields the protein MARLKDHYQKELVAKLKNELKLDNIMEVPRIEKITLNMGVGDAAKDKKIMTFALNDLTAIAGQKPVVTKSKKSIAGFKIRDGWPIGCKVTLRGERMYEFLDRLITIAIPRIRDFRGLSPKSFDGRGNYSLGMREQISFPEVDYDKIDIIRGLDISITTTAKNDDQGRALLRAFGFPFKS
- the rplX gene encoding 50S ribosomal protein L24, which translates into the protein MNRLKKGDDIIVIAGKDKGRRGVVKSFTKGGSLVLVEGINVVKKHVKPNPNKGIEGGVVEKELPIDASNVAIFNPATQKADRVGYKFVDEKKVRYFKSNGELVDL
- the rplR gene encoding 50S ribosomal protein L18, with the protein product MDKKTARLSRSKRTRIKLRELGHTRLCVYRTPKHIYAQVISGDGSTVLAAASTVEKDIKAKCKYTGNVASAVIVGEIIANRCKEKGIEKVAFDRSGYKYHGRVKALADAAREHGLQF
- the rplO gene encoding 50S ribosomal protein L15, which gives rise to MKLNTIAPAVGSKSAPKRLGRGIGSGLGKTSGKGHKGQKARSGGYHKVGFEGGQMPLQRRLPKFGFTSSTKRYVAEIRLHELNSIAADEITLDILKDSGLVRKDIKTAKVIASGEIQKAINLKGVACTKGAKEAIEKAGGKVE
- the rpsE gene encoding 30S ribosomal protein S5, with amino-acid sequence MSNEVKKNEELIEKLVSVKRHSKTVKGGRIMSFAALTVVGDGKGKIGIGRGKSREVPVAIQKAMESARRNMVSVNLNNDTLWYPVMSNHGASKVFMQPASAGTGIIAGGAMRAVFEAVGVHNVLAKTYGSTNPANVVRATIAGLAKIKSPEEIAEKRGLSVEEIQE